The proteins below come from a single Aegilops tauschii subsp. strangulata cultivar AL8/78 chromosome 6, Aet v6.0, whole genome shotgun sequence genomic window:
- the LOC109776735 gene encoding nicotianamine synthase-like 5 protein, which translates to MGCENKEAAALVKKIAGLHAAISKLPSLSPSPEADALFTALVAVCTPPSAAVDVATLGPRARRMRADLVRLCADAEARLEAHCSDALAALDAPLDHLRLFPYHDNYVRLGELEHALLSRHAPDHLAVPARVAFVGSGSLPLSALLLAARHMPDAAVDCFDRCGAANERARRLLLRGNDGGGAASRMTFRTADVEELTHELAAYDVVFLAAPVGVTPEEKARVIAHLGRHMAAGAALVVRSAHGARGFLCPVVEPAEVRRGGFQVLAVHHPDNSEMVYSVIVARKGYLELVPPAVSPPCNCCEVEKARGSVPSTSCHLDAMDEIRRRAW; encoded by the coding sequence ATGGGCTGCGAGAACAAGGAGGCGGCTGCCCTGGTGAAGAAGATCGCCGGCCTCCACGCCGCCATCTCCAAGCTGCCGTCGCTGAGCCCGTCTCCCGAGGCGGACGCGCTGTTCACCGCCCTCGTGGCCGTGTGCACCCCACCGAGCGCCGCCGTCGACGTGGCCACGCTGGGCCCGAGGGCCCGGAGGATGCGGGCCGACCTCGTCCGCCTCTGCGCCGACGCGGAGGCGCGCCTCGAGGCGCACTGCTCCGACGCACTCGCCGCCCTCGACGCCCCGCTCGACCACCTCAGGCTCTTCCCCTACCACGACAACTACGTCCGGCTGGGCGAGCTGGAGCACGCGCTGCTGTCCCGCCACGCGCCGGACCACCTCGCGGTGCCCGCGCGCGTCGCGTTCGTCGGGTCCGGCTCGCTGCCGCTCAGCGCGCTCCTGCTCGCCGCACGCCACATGCCGGACGCGGCCGTCGACTGCTTCGACCGGTGCGGCGCGGCCAACGAGCGCGCGCGGAGGCTGCTGCTCCGCGGgaacgacggcggcggcgcggcctcGCGCATGACGTTCCGCACGGCGGACGTCGAGGAGCTGACGCACGAGCTCGCCGCCTACGACGTGGTCTTCCTGGCGGCGCCCGTCGGGGTGACGCCGGAGGAGAAAGCCCGCGTGATAGCGCACCTCGGCCGGCACatggccgccggcgccgccctcgtCGTGAGGAGCGCACACGGTGCCCGTGGCTTCCTGTGCCCCGTTGTGGAGCCCGCGGAGGTCAGGCGGGGCGGGTTCCAGGTGTTGGCCGTGCACCATCCCGATAATTCCGAGATGGTCTACTCCGTCATTGTCGCACGTAAAGGTTACCTCGAGCTCGTGCCACCGGCGGTGAGCCCGCCGTGCAACTGCTGCGAGGTGGAGAAGGCGCGCGGCAGTGTGCCGTCAACGAGCTGCCACCTTGATGCCATGGACGAAATCCGGAGGCGCGCGTGGTGA